From Anopheles darlingi chromosome 2, idAnoDarlMG_H_01, whole genome shotgun sequence, the proteins below share one genomic window:
- the LOC125950300 gene encoding uncharacterized protein LOC125950300, producing MAFARLVPLSCSVLVVMVMVIVVLVDANPAVDSGSVVNHLEADHHHGTLSKAALEDSFVRKLGSKCTQKDNSSCVMLKLVTYMNRMLKKSTISLGESVDLLKTRSDEQLSTDSDEELAVLARASTSDDHKLSVMVADKIWRFIHSRSVKWRAARAADVVVASGEGGKLNFGLSLDTRKLFEEGRGRLKQYAPILGAVIMKAVLIGALVLKGVALLVGKALLVSKLALVLASVLGIKKLLHKKFVTYEVIAHPPEPHHHIDTYSSGWARALDGFVESFSNELNRRLMQSDPHEMAYQQQLQQPAL from the exons ATGGCGTTCGCGCGATTAGTGCCGCTCAGTTGcagcgtgctggtggtgatggtgatggtgatagtaGTGCTTGTCGATGCTAATCCAGCCGTGGACAGTGGTAGTGTCGTGAATCATCTG GAAGCGGATCATCACCACGGGACGCTCAGCAAGGCGGCCCTCGAGGATAGCTTCGTTCGAAAGCTGGGCAGCAAGTGTACGCAGAAGGACAACAGCTCGTGCGTGATGCTGAAGCTGGTCACCTACATGAACCGGATGCTGAAGAAATCCACCATCAGCCTGGGCGAGAGCGTGGATCTGCTGAAAACTCG AAGCGACGAGCAGCTGTCGACGGACTCGGATGAGGAGCTGGCGGTGCTGGCCCGTGCCTCGACCTCGGACGATCACAAGCTCAGTGTGATGGTGGCGGACAAAATCTGGCGCTTCATCCACAGCCGCAGCGTGAAGTGGCGTGCGGCGCGTGCTGCGGATGTTGTGGTCGCTTCCGGTGAGGGTGGCAAGCTGAACTTTGGCCTCTCGCTCGATACGCGTAAGTTGTTCGAGGAGGGCCGCGGTCGGCTGAAGCAGTACGCCCCGATTCTGGGTGCGGTCATCATGAAAGCCGTTCTAATCGGTGCGCTAGTGTTGAAGGGAGTGGCGCTGCTCGTTGGTAAGGCGCTACTCGTTTCCAAGCTCGCCCTGGTGCTGGCCAGCGTGCTCGGTatcaagaagctgctgcacaAGAAGTTCGTCACCTACGAGGTGATCGCTCATCCGCCCGAACCTCACCATCACATCGATACGTACAGTTCCGGGTGGGCTCGTGCCCTGGATGGGTTCGTTGAGTCGTTCTCGAACGAGCTAAACCGGCGGCTGATGCAGTCGGATCCTCATGAGATggcctaccagcagcagctgcagcagccagcgctCTAG
- the LOC125959196 gene encoding uncharacterized protein LOC125959196, whose protein sequence is MSFKKVISILVICVIAGGQAASVRIARSDAATATAAAGAGELSWSCVNNVTCVTGLAKDVMQKLKERRSIDLGLFSVQPVEHRPLSGEDGRSSSRALDFLSSNALQVPLGPMVVNVERSADYPNFVEVSLLRKADGARGRTRKHMRFFVPAFLVFSQIGWYALAIAGVKLLAIKAFLVAKIALIVVAMMTFKKLMEPVAVMPPPYFDHPEPFMMPYGMDFHHGFGGASNDVYSMGLGGHGAAGLHGAEGGLGAASNVNAAVVDAASAASDKSASSPAQPVSVASGNDRHHFAAGAGAKIKRQDFYPSAALHQQQQQ, encoded by the exons ATGTCCTTCAAGAAAGTGATCTCGATTCTGGTGATCTGTGTGATCGCTGGTGGCCAAGCGGCCAGTGTACGCATCGCCCGTTCcgatgctgccaccgccacagccgcagcaggCGCTGGTGAGCTGAGCTGGTCCTGCGTCAACAATGTGACCTGCGTGACGGGGTTGGCGAAGGATGTGATGCAGAAGCTGAAGGAGcgccgctcgatcgatctcggTCTGTTCAGCGTGCAGCCCGTGGAGCATCGGCCACTGTCCGGTGAAGATGGCCGCTCGTCCTCCCGTGCGCTCGATTTCCTCAGCAGCAACGCCCTCCAGGTGCCGCTCGGACCGATGGTCGTCAACGTCGAGCGTTCGGCCGACTATCCGAACTTTGTCGAGGTGTCGCTCCTCCGAAAAGCCGATG GAGCCCGTGGAAGGACCCGCAAGCATATGCGCTTCTTCGTGCCCGCATTCTTGGTCTTCAGCCAGATCGGTTGGTATGCGCTTGCCATCGCCGGTGTGAAGCTGCTAGCGATTAAGGCCTTTTTGGTCGCTAAAATTGCCCTAATTGTCGTAGCAATGATGACGTTCAAGAAGCTCATGGAACCAGTCGC GGTCATGCCGCCACCGTACTTTGACCATCCGGAACCGTTCATGATGCCGTACGGTATGGATTTCCACCACGGATTCGGAGGTGCCAGCAACGACGTGTACTCGATGGGACTCGGTGGTCACGGTGCCGCCGGACTGCACGGTGCCGAAGGTGGACTCGGTGCAGCGAGCAACGTGAACGCGGCCGTCGTCGATGCTGCCAGCGCTGCCTCGGACAAATCGGCCAGCTCGCCCGCCCAACCGGTCTCGGTGGCCAGCGGTAACGACCGTCATCACttcgctgccggtgccggcgccAAGATCAAGCGGCAGGACTTTTACCCAAGCGCCGctctccaccagcagcagcagcagtaa